CCGCACCGCGCGTTCGAGGCGTTCGGCGAGTTCGAGCAGGTGTCGCCGTCGCGCGGTGACCGTGTCGAACTCACCACGTGCCTCGCGCAGCCGTTGCTCCCGCTCGTCGACGGTCTCGGCGAGTGATTCCCGGCCGGAGCGTGCGGCGGTGATCCGTTTGTCCAGTTCGGTGCGCCTGGCCGCCAACCGCTCGGCGTGGTTGTTGAGTTCGGTCAGCCGCTCGGCTCGGTGCTGCCGCTGGTCCGCCAGTTCGCGCAGGTCGTCGCGTTCGGCGGTGGCTCGCTCGAACTCCTCGCGCAGTCGCGGTTCGGTGCGTTCGCCGAGCTGTTCGCGGAGCCGGGTGTGTTCCCGTTCGGCTTCCTCCAGCTCGCTCCGCGCGCTGTCCCTGCGCTGTTGGCGATCGTTCTCGGTATCGCGTGCCCGCCGTTCGTCATCGGGGCCGACGGACGACTCGCCCGGCTCGGCCGGGTGCGGGTGCTGTAGTGAGCCGCAGACCGGGCAGGCCGCGTCGGTTTCGAGTCGGGTGGCCAGTTCGGCCGCCATACCCGCGAGCCTGCGTTCCCGGATGTCCTGCAGCTGTTCACGCGCGCTCTGGTGCTCGTCGACGGCGTGCTGGGCCCGTTCGCGTGCGGTGTCGCGTCGTGTCTCGGCATCGGGGAGTCGCCGGGCTGCCTCCAGCGCCGAGTTCAGTTCCTCGCACCTGGCGGTGACCGTCTCCAGCCGTTCGGGTGCCTGTTCGGCTTCGTGGGCCGCCGCTCGGGCCTGTTCGAGCTCTTCCGGCAGCTGGTGCTGCTGTTGTGCGAGTTCCGCGTCGGTGGTGAGGTCGGCGGCGATGTTCTCGTCGAGTTCGGTGATCCGCGCCCGGTCGTGACGCTGCTGCTCGGCCTCCTGCTCCCGATCGGCCAGCACGGCCGCTTCCTCGCGGTAGCGCAGCGACCGGGCGTGCAACTCGTCGGTGTCGGCGGATCCGTTCCCGGCGGGCGCCGCGCCGTCGGTTTCGTGGTCGGGGCAATCGGCCAGGGCCCGGTGCAGCTCCTGCTCGGCCTCGCGTAGTCGGGTGGTGCTGCTGTCCAGTTCCCGGGCGGCGTTGGCCACTGGCACGGCGCGGCGGGCCGCGTCGAGCTCGGCACCGGCGGTCCGGTAGTTCTCCGCCAGGTCCGCGAGTTCGTCGAGCTCCGCGCGGGCTTCGCGGACGCGTCGCACCTTGTCCGCCAGCTCGCGCTGCTGAGCCAGCTTCTCATCGGCCCGCTCGCGCCGCTGCCGGAGCCGTTCGTCCTCGGCACGGGCGTGCTCGTACCGGCGGGCGAAGCTCCGTTCGGTCTCGTCCAACCATTCGGCACGGTCCTCGTCCTCACCGGGCTCGCCGCCAGCGACCTGGGAGAACCGGGCCAGCAGCTTCTCACTGTGCTCCCGGGCGGTGCGCAGCTCGGTCCTGCGCTGGTTGCGTCGCTCGGCGAACCAGTCCTCGACGCGGGAGAACTGCCGGGTGTCGAAGAGTTCCTCCAGCAGATCTGCCCGCTCCTTGGCGTCGGCGCGCAGGAACCGCGCGAAGTCACCCTGTGGCAGCAGCACGACCTGGCAGAACTGTCCCGCGTCCATCCCCAGCAGTCGTTCCACGGTCGGACCGACGTCGTTGGGGCGGGTGACCCCCTCGGTAGGCTCACCCTCGGGAGGTTCGTCGAGCCAGGTCAGCGTGGCCTTCGCGTTCTCCGTGGTGGTGCCCTCGCCCCTTTTCTTGGGACGTTGGTACTCCGGGTTGCGCTCCACGCGCATCCGACAGCCCTGCACGGTCAGTTCCAGCGACACCCGGGTGGGTGTCTCCGGCGGCGCCGTGTCGCAGCGCAGCGCCTTGGCCTGGTGCCGAACACCGGGGACCTGGCCGTACAGCGCGAAGGTGACGGCGTCGAGCACGGTGGTCTTTCCCGCCCCGGTGTCACCGTGCAGCAGGAACAGCCCGTCGGCGCCGAGCTCGTCGAAGTCGATCCGCTGCCGGTCCCGGAACGGACCGAAGGCCGACAGCTCCAGGTGGTGCAGTCTCACCGCCGCACCTCCGCGGTGTTCACTTCGGACAGTGCCCGATCCAACAACTCACCCTCCGAGTCGGACGGTTCCTCTCCCCGGCAATTGGCGACGAAGTCCCGCAGCAGCCGCGGCTCGTCGCGGTCACGCACCGCCTCCGAGTAGCGCAGCGAGGCACGGGCCCTGCCGCCCGCCGGTTCCCACTCCATGTGCACGGCGTGGGGGAACCGCTGCTGCAGCCTGCGCATCCCGTCCACCGGGCGGGCCTCGTCGGTGACCGTGGCCGAAACGTAGCAGTCCGTGGCGGATTCGTACTCGGGGTCGTGCAGCAGCTGTTCGAGAGTTCCGGACACCGTGGCCAGTTCGCGGGGAACGGGCAGCTCGATCCGGCGTGTTTCGGACAGCCCCTCGGAGTCCAGCTCGACCAGCCACACCGATTTGCGCTGCCGTGCCTCGGAGAACGAGTAGGCCATCGGGCTGCCCGAGTACCGCACCCGCTCGGTGATCCGCTGGCAACCGTGCAGATGTCCCAGCGCCACGTAATCGACCCCGGCGAACACGTCGGCGGGCACCTGATCCACCCCGCCGACGGCGATGTTGCGTTCGGAGTCGCTGCTGCCGCCACCGGTGACGAAGGCGTGTGCCAGCACCACGGACCTGGTGCCGGGATCACGGCTGTCCAGTTCGCCCCGAACCCGGTTCATCGCTTCACCCAGCACAGCGGGGTGACCGCGCTCGACGTCCTCTGCCGCGCCGGGCGCCGTGCTGGTGCGCAGCACCTGCCGAGCCGGGTCGGGTTCGAGGTAGGGGATGCCGTAGAAGGCCACCGGCCCGTGCTCGTCGGAGAGCACGGTGGGCTCGTGCAGGGTGGCGACGCGGGTGTGCAGGTGCAGCCCGCCTGCGGCCGCGAATCCGGCGAACGCCCCCACCCGCTGCGGAGAGTCGTGGTTGCCCGACGTGACGACCAGCCGCGCGCCGGTCCGGCGGAGCTGTTCGAGCACGTCGACGCAGGTCTGCACCGCCTCGCCGGAAGGCACCGAGCGGTCGTAGAGGTCCCCGGAGATCACCACCACGTCCACGTTCTCGGCACGGACGATCTCGGCCAGCTCGGAGAGCACCCGCCGCTGGTCGTCGAGCAGGTCGTGGCCGTGGAACGTGCGACCGATGTGCCAGTCCGAGGTGTGCAGCAGGCGCATGGCCGCACGCTATCGACACACCGCGGCGGTTCGATCACCCCGTCGGCAGTGCTGTGGCGCGGGCGGCGGCGATGCGCGGCGGGCGGCAGTGCTGTGTCACGGGAGACAGCGGTGTGCCGCGAGTGGGGGCGGCGTGTCGCGGACGGGGACGGGACGCGGCTCCCCCTCGTCGGCGATGATCCGTTCGACAACCGACGGACGAGAGGAGTGCTCGTGGGGTCAGCGATGCTCGGGGGTCTGCTGGTGGTGATGGTGCTGCTGTTCGCGGCCGCGCTGCTGGTGATCTGGCGGTTGTACGGCGATTCCGCCCGTAGGGCCGAGGATTCCGCACGGCGGGCGGCGGAGGCGCTGCGGATGCTGGAGGCGGAGCGGGAGCGCGCCTCGCGGCACGAGGCGGCGCTGCGGCGCTACGAGGTGACCTTCGCCTCCAGCACCGGACGCGGCGAGTTGGGTGAACAGTCCCTCGTACGAACCACCCGGGCACTGGGGTTGCGGGAGGGGGTTCACTTCACCCAGCAGACCGACCTCGCGGGCGGTGGTGCCGCCCGGCCTGACCTGGTGCTCAACGTGAGCGGGGAACGGCGCGTCCCGGTGGATGCCAAGGCCAGTTTCGCCGCGTGGGCCGAGGCGATGGAAACCGACGATCCGGCGGAGCGCGACGAGGCGCTGCGGGTGCACGCCCGCAACATCCGCGCCCGCGCCAAGGAGCTAGCGGGTAGGGACTACCAGCGTTGGGCCGACGCGATCTACGGCGCGATCATGTTCGTTCCCTCCGACGCGGCGGTGGTCTCGGCGCTGGACAGCGACCCGACGCTGCTGGGGTGGCTGCTGGAGAAGCGGGTGTTCCTGTGTGGACCCACCGGGTTCGGGGTGCTGGCCTCGGCCGCGCTGTTCGCGGCGACCGAACGCACCATCGCCGCCGACATCGAGCGGATCCGCGCCCAAGCGGTGGAGGCGCAGCGGGCCGCGGCCTCGGCGGTGGAGGCGGTCAACCTGTCCGGCACTCACCTGCAGCGGTTCGTCTCGGCACGCCGCAGGGAGCTCGACGCGCTGGAGCACTTCCGGGGGGCGGTGCTGCCGCTGGCCGAGCTGAACGACGCCACCGGGGTGGCCGAGGTGCGTCGGACCTCGGAAGGACTGGCCGGTTCCGATGGACCGTCGGGTTCGGAAGAGTTGGCCGGTTCGGAAGGGTCGCCCGGTTCCGGGGACGAGGCGGGTCGCACCGACAGGGTGGCCTCCCGGAACGGGACGGGCGACGGCGCGGCGGAATGACCGGACGCGACGGCTGCCCAGCGCTTCGGTCCTGTCGGAACACCGCACGGCAGTCCCGCCGCGCCGCCCGAGGCGGGATCAGGCCGGACCCGCGGTGGCGATCCGCTGCTGTTCGGCGAGGAAGTGCGCCGTCTCGGCGGTGCTCTCGTAGAGCGTGCGGTAGTGGCGGTAGAAGGCATCGTAGCGTTCGGTGTTGGCCGGGTCCGGCTCGACCCGGTCGACCACCGGGTTCCACTCGTCCGGGGCGACCGCCGTGCCGGTGGCCAACCCGGCCAGCAGCGCGTCGCCGTAGCAGGCACCCACCGTCTCCGCCGGGATCAGCTGGGTGCAGCCGGTCACGTCGGAGACGATGCGGGTCCACAATCCGCCCGTGGTGCCACCGCCCACCGCCACGAGTCGTTCGGTCGCGGTGTCCGAACCGCGCATCTCGGCGAGGTTGTGCCGCACTCCGTAGGCGATTCCCTCCAGGGCACCGCGGTAGAGCTCGGCCCGGCCGTGCTCGGTGGTCAGGCCGAACAGCATGCCCCGCGCGTCCGGGTCGAACACGGGGGTGCGCTCACCGGCGAAGTAGGGCAACAGCAGCAGACCGCGACTGCCCGGCGGCACTTCGGAAGCGGCGGCGGCCAGCTCGGAGAACTCCCCGTCGAACAGACCGCGCAGCCAGTCGGTCACCGCGCCGGAAGTGGCCATCCCGGCGGCCTGGGTGTAGGTGTCCGGATGAACACCGCGAGTGCCCCACAACACCGGATGGGCCCGGAGCCGTTCCACGACCCGCACGAAGAACATGGTGGTGCCGTACATCAGCATCACGTCGCCGGGATCGCGCACACCGACGCTGCACGCCTCCGCCCAGGCGTCCACGGTGCCCACCGTGACCGGCAGCCCCTCCGGTAGTCCGGTCTCGGCGGCGGCGCGGGCGTGGACCCTGCCCGCCGTTTCGGTGGACCAGGCCAGTTCGGGCAGTTCGAGCCCGGGTGCCACCGCGTCGGACCACTCGGGGGCACAACGTTTCCGGTGAAGATCGTAGATCGGATCGCACTGGCTGGCCGAGTGGTGATCGAGCACGTAGCGACCGGTGAGGCGGTGCACCAGGTAGGAACCGCACATCAGCAGTTTCGCCGTGCGACGGTAGGTCTCGGGTTCGTTGTTGACCAACCAGCGGATCTTGGGGCCGACCGCCTGGCTGCTCAGTGCCGAACCGCTGTGCCGCGGTATCTCCTCGGGGCCGAGCTCGGCGTTCAGTTCCGCGATCTCGGCGGTGGCCCTGGTGTCCACGCCGTACAGGATCGCGGGCCGCAGCGGGTTGCCCTCCTCGTCGGCGGGCAGCAGTGTCGGCCCGATACCGCTGACCCCGAGCCCGGCGATCCCGCGCCGCTCGGCGGCGGGCAACAACTCGGCCACCAGCTCCCGGAAGTCGTGCCACCAGATCGCCTCGGCGTCGTGCTCGACCCGCCCCGGTGACGGGCGGCTCGTGGCGTGTGCGCGCTCGGCCCTGGCCAGGATCTTACCGCTGGTGGTGGTCAGGACGCCCTTGGAACTGGACGTGCCGATGTCGATTCCCAGCAGTACCTCTTCGGACATCGCTCCCACTTCCCGCAGCCGTCGCGAAACCACGGCAAACCCTCGGCTGTTCGGATCTCCCGTCGATGTTCGGCGTCAATTTCCCACGAAATCGCCGGGACGGGGAGCGGTGCGGCCCCAGGGGCTTAGATTTCTCGTGAAATCGCCGCGCCCTCGGCGCCGCGGTGCCGAAGTCCTACCAACGAGCGGTTGGGCGCTATTCTCCCGCCGTCCGGTAGGAGAACGCGGTGTAGCGCACCGCCGACCAGGGCGGCGCGTCGTCCGCGGGCAGCAGCCGCACTCGCAGCGTGTTCCGGTCTCGGGTGAGCTCGGCCGGGATGTCGAAACCGTCCTCCAGCCACCGGTGCGCGCTGTTGCCCAACGGCTGCGACCAGACGCCGGCGTCCCGACCGTTGACCAGCACACGAACCCGCTGATGGCTGCTGCGCTGGTCGGAGAGTCTGCGGAGCCGCACTCCGGAGTTGTCCGGATCGATCCGCACCCGGAACCCGATCTCACCCGTGGTCGAGGTGGTCGTGTACCGGTACGGGCCAGGGTCGCGCCTGCCCTCGAAGGTGGCGGTGAGCTCCCGACGCGACTCGCCGAGGGCGTTGTAGTCGTGTGCCAGTCTGCTGAACCGGTCGTCCAGGTCGATCCGGTCGGTGCGCCGCATGGTGGAGACCGGGTTGCCGTACCAGTAGGCGGTGGAGCTGTAGCGCGCCGGCTCGTTGTTGGCCGGTCCGTGTTCGATACCGGCCACGATTTCGCTGTCGAACGACACCGCGTCGGACACGAGCAGCCGGTACGTCCCGGTGCAGTCGTAACGGCACCCGTCACCGGAGTACTCGTAAGCGGGATTGCCCGCCAGCGGCATGGCGAAGGTGGTGCCGCCCCGGAAGTACCAGCCCGACTCGTAGAAGTCCTCCGTTCCGGTGCCGTACCAGGCCGGGCTGGCCGAGCCGTCCACGTAGAACCGCTCGTCACCCTCCAGATAGTTGCGCTGGTTGGCACGTGGGGAGGCCGAGGAACGCGGTCCCTCCGGAGTGCGCGCCATGCCGGGGGGAATCCTGCCGCGCATGGTGTGCGTCACGCCGTAGAACGTACCGCTGCCCGAGGTGGACAGGAACTTCCAGTCCTTGCCGGGCTCGGTGAGACCCTGACGGTGCGTGGCGTGGAAGTGGCCCGAACCGGTCCCCGGCCCCGCACCCGCCGAAGGGGCGGCGGTCGCTTCGAGCACCGCGCGGCGGATCGGCACCGACCCCTCGTTGACCAGCTCGATCTCGGCTCGTCGCGCGAACGGCATGGGCCACCATGAGGTGTACCACCCCTCCCCGGCGTCGATGGAGCTCATAAGTCTGCGCACGTCGTACTCGCCGAGCCCGGAGCCGAAGAACTCCCCGATCGGGGCGTCGACGGTGGTTCGTCCGTCGAAGGTGATCCGCAGCCGCACGTCGCGCAGCACCGCGTCGGACTTCTCGACCCGCGCACGCTCGTGCGGCAGGTGGGCCACCAGTTTGCGCCGCTGGAAGACCTGGTTGTCGATCCGGTAGTCGTGCGCCGTCTCGTCACCGGGATTGGCCGGTCCCACGTCGAGGACGTCGGTGCGGATCCAGTCACCGTCCACCCTGCTGTGCACTTCGTAGCGGAACTCGTTGATGTCCACCTCGGCGGACCGGAACTCGTTCGTGACGCGCAGCTCGGCCCTGCCCCGGGTCAGCGGTGCGGGCACGGTGACCCGCTCGCGTCCCCACTCCCCCTTTCGCGCCGGGCCGCTGTTCCAGGTGCCGACGCGTTCGTCACCGACGAGCACTCGCGCCACCTGGCCTCCGACGTTGGCGTCGTAGCGGCGGGTTATCCGGACTCCGTCGTTGCCGGGTGCGATGCGCGCGTCGAAGGAGCTGGATCCGCCCTCGCCGAACGCGCGCCCGTCGTCGATTACGCGCGGCGCCGCCACGACACCGGGGAGGCGGAGCCGAAGTTCGTCGATCATCGCCGGTCCGCGGATCGGTTTCAGCGTGGTGGACTCGCCGGGGCGCAGCGAGAAGCGGGAACGCCGTTCCGCGATCGTGGGCGCGTCCGGTTTGGGATCGGCCACCCCGAACCGACGCAGCCGCCGGACCACGTCCAGGGCCGGGTCACGCGGGTCGAAGGTGGTGACGCCATCCGCATCGGCGAACGAGCGGTAGTCGACGTGGTAGAAGTACGGGTTCTCGTCCACGGTGATCCGCATGGACTCCCGGTAGGGCATCGGGACCTTGACGACCGCGCCACCGGAGGTGTCGCGCGCGTCGCCGACCAGGGGCCAGACGAACGGTGGCCCCAGTTCACCCGCCACGACGTCGGCGAGCGGGGCGTCCAGCACGGTCCGGCCGTCCAGTCGGATGTGGATGTCGCCGGTGGCGGTGACATCGCCCCAGGGGTCACGGGTGAACCAGATCGAGGTGATCTCCCCCGCCCCGGTGTGCTCCGCGATGACGCAGCCGCGCTCGGTGGTGCGCAGGCACGAGTGGGTTCCGTTGAAACCGTCGTCGTTGCTGCCGCTCCTGGCGAAGCTGGAGAACTGCTTGCTGTTGCCACCGTGTCGGAGTCCGCCCAGCTCGTCCAGCGAGCGGTAGG
This portion of the Actinopolyspora lacussalsi genome encodes:
- a CDS encoding exonuclease SbcC (product_source=KO:K03546; cath_funfam=1.20.58.60,3.40.50.300; cog=COG0419; ko=KO:K03546; pfam=PF13476,PF13558; smart=SM00382; superfamily=52540; tigrfam=TIGR00618), which encodes MRLHHLELSAFGPFRDRQRIDFDELGADGLFLLHGDTGAGKTTVLDAVTFALYGQVPGVRHQAKALRCDTAPPETPTRVSLELTVQGCRMRVERNPEYQRPKKRGEGTTTENAKATLTWLDEPPEGEPTEGVTRPNDVGPTVERLLGMDAGQFCQVVLLPQGDFARFLRADAKERADLLEELFDTRQFSRVEDWFAERRNQRRTELRTAREHSEKLLARFSQVAGGEPGEDEDRAEWLDETERSFARRYEHARAEDERLRQRRERADEKLAQQRELADKVRRVREARAELDELADLAENYRTAGAELDAARRAVPVANAARELDSSTTRLREAEQELHRALADCPDHETDGAAPAGNGSADTDELHARSLRYREEAAVLADREQEAEQQRHDRARITELDENIAADLTTDAELAQQQHQLPEELEQARAAAHEAEQAPERLETVTARCEELNSALEAARRLPDAETRRDTARERAQHAVDEHQSAREQLQDIRERRLAGMAAELATRLETDAACPVCGSLQHPHPAEPGESSVGPDDERRARDTENDRQQRRDSARSELEEAEREHTRLREQLGERTEPRLREEFERATAERDDLRELADQRQHRAERLTELNNHAERLAARRTELDKRITAARSGRESLAETVDEREQRLREARGEFDTVTARRRHLLELAERLERAVRARAEHDHAVTRENEQREALARIATENGFDGSETALAARREQPRIDELADWLADVDRRDAAARATLDELPDVSADTEVDTEGAAAAAEQARRLVDDAAGVLGDLDHRSAQLAELGEELRQSWKELAPLEEEFAELDALTDVVNGRGQNARKMTLRSYVLAARLEEVAVAATARLRHMSDGRYAFVHSDEQGAHGKRGGLDLRVIDDYSGRTRSTKTLSGGESFLASLSLALGLADVVSSESGGAMLDTLFIDEGFGTLDGDTLDLVMDALDELRAGGRTVGLVSHVDELRQRIPVRLRVRKSRGGSSLAIEA
- a CDS encoding exonuclease SbcD (product_source=KO:K03547; cath_funfam=3.60.21.10; cog=COG0420; ko=KO:K03547; pfam=PF00149,PF12320; superfamily=56300; tigrfam=TIGR00619), which produces MRLLHTSDWHIGRTFHGHDLLDDQRRVLSELAEIVRAENVDVVVISGDLYDRSVPSGEAVQTCVDVLEQLRRTGARLVVTSGNHDSPQRVGAFAGFAAAGGLHLHTRVATLHEPTVLSDEHGPVAFYGIPYLEPDPARQVLRTSTAPGAAEDVERGHPAVLGEAMNRVRGELDSRDPGTRSVVLAHAFVTGGGSSDSERNIAVGGVDQVPADVFAGVDYVALGHLHGCQRITERVRYSGSPMAYSFSEARQRKSVWLVELDSEGLSETRRIELPVPRELATVSGTLEQLLHDPEYESATDCYVSATVTDEARPVDGMRRLQQRFPHAVHMEWEPAGGRARASLRYSEAVRDRDEPRLLRDFVANCRGEEPSDSEGELLDRALSEVNTAEVRR
- a CDS encoding DNA recombination protein RmuC (product_source=KO:K09760; cog=COG1322; ko=KO:K09760; pfam=PF02646; superfamily=54523; transmembrane_helix_parts=Inside_1_6,TMhelix_7_29,Outside_30_352), which codes for MGSAMLGGLLVVMVLLFAAALLVIWRLYGDSARRAEDSARRAAEALRMLEAERERASRHEAALRRYEVTFASSTGRGELGEQSLVRTTRALGLREGVHFTQQTDLAGGGAARPDLVLNVSGERRVPVDAKASFAAWAEAMETDDPAERDEALRVHARNIRARAKELAGRDYQRWADAIYGAIMFVPSDAAVVSALDSDPTLLGWLLEKRVFLCGPTGFGVLASAALFAATERTIAADIERIRAQAVEAQRAAASAVEAVNLSGTHLQRFVSARRRELDALEHFRGAVLPLAELNDATGVAEVRRTSEGLAGSDGPSGSEELAGSEGSPGSGDEAGRTDRVASRNGTGDGAAE
- a CDS encoding xylulokinase (product_source=KO:K00854; cath_funfam=3.30.420.40; cog=COG1070; ko=KO:K00854; pfam=PF00370,PF02782; superfamily=53067) yields the protein MSEEVLLGIDIGTSSSKGVLTTTSGKILARAERAHATSRPSPGRVEHDAEAIWWHDFRELVAELLPAAERRGIAGLGVSGIGPTLLPADEEGNPLRPAILYGVDTRATAEIAELNAELGPEEIPRHSGSALSSQAVGPKIRWLVNNEPETYRRTAKLLMCGSYLVHRLTGRYVLDHHSASQCDPIYDLHRKRCAPEWSDAVAPGLELPELAWSTETAGRVHARAAAETGLPEGLPVTVGTVDAWAEACSVGVRDPGDVMLMYGTTMFFVRVVERLRAHPVLWGTRGVHPDTYTQAAGMATSGAVTDWLRGLFDGEFSELAAAASEVPPGSRGLLLLPYFAGERTPVFDPDARGMLFGLTTEHGRAELYRGALEGIAYGVRHNLAEMRGSDTATERLVAVGGGTTGGLWTRIVSDVTGCTQLIPAETVGACYGDALLAGLATGTAVAPDEWNPVVDRVEPDPANTERYDAFYRHYRTLYESTAETAHFLAEQQRIATAGPA
- a CDS encoding hypothetical protein (product_source=Hypo-rule applied; pfam=PF11175; transmembrane_helix_parts=Inside_1_19,TMhelix_20_37,Outside_38_864) produces the protein MAVGTSAGIRSGPAVRGRAARVLVVFVLVLGTLGATIGDSTSERVRAEEPGTPAGSGDGRTVGWETYRSLDELGGLRHGGNSKQFSSFARSGSNDDGFNGTHSCLRTTERGCVIAEHTGAGEITSIWFTRDPWGDVTATGDIHIRLDGRTVLDAPLADVVAGELGPPFVWPLVGDARDTSGGAVVKVPMPYRESMRITVDENPYFYHVDYRSFADADGVTTFDPRDPALDVVRRLRRFGVADPKPDAPTIAERRSRFSLRPGESTTLKPIRGPAMIDELRLRLPGVVAAPRVIDDGRAFGEGGSSSFDARIAPGNDGVRITRRYDANVGGQVARVLVGDERVGTWNSGPARKGEWGRERVTVPAPLTRGRAELRVTNEFRSAEVDINEFRYEVHSRVDGDWIRTDVLDVGPANPGDETAHDYRIDNQVFQRRKLVAHLPHERARVEKSDAVLRDVRLRITFDGRTTVDAPIGEFFGSGLGEYDVRRLMSSIDAGEGWYTSWWPMPFARRAEIELVNEGSVPIRRAVLEATAAPSAGAGPGTGSGHFHATHRQGLTEPGKDWKFLSTSGSGTFYGVTHTMRGRIPPGMARTPEGPRSSASPRANQRNYLEGDERFYVDGSASPAWYGTGTEDFYESGWYFRGGTTFAMPLAGNPAYEYSGDGCRYDCTGTYRLLVSDAVSFDSEIVAGIEHGPANNEPARYSSTAYWYGNPVSTMRRTDRIDLDDRFSRLAHDYNALGESRRELTATFEGRRDPGPYRYTTTSTTGEIGFRVRIDPDNSGVRLRRLSDQRSSHQRVRVLVNGRDAGVWSQPLGNSAHRWLEDGFDIPAELTRDRNTLRVRLLPADDAPPWSAVRYTAFSYRTAGE